The window GCCTCGGTCACGTCGAGCTTGGTGAGTACAATAGCACGGGGTTTTTTCGCAAGCGCCGCCGAAAAAAGGGAGAGCTCCCTTTCGATGGCATCGAAATTCTCCATCGCCTGGTGCGCCTCCTCGACGGCATCGAGCAGATGCAGCAGCACGGTGCACCGCGAGAGGTGGCGCAGGAAGCGAATGCCCAGCCCCTTGCCCTCGTGCGCCCCCGAAATCAGGCCCGGCACATCGGCCACCACGCAGGAGTGGTACTCGCCGAGGTCCACCACCCCCAGATTCGGCTCGATGGTGGTGAAGGGATAGTCCGCGATCTTGGGGCGGCTGGCCGAGATGCGCGAGATGAGGGTAGATTTTCCCGCGTTGGGCAGCCCGATCAGCCCGACATCGGCCAGGAGGCGAAGCTCGATCTCGAGCTCATACTCCTCGCCCGGGCGGCCGTCGGTCGTCTTGCGCGGCGCCCGGTTCGTCGAACTCTTGAAGCGCTCGTTCCCCAATCCCCCCTTGCCGCCGCGCGCCACGACGGCCTCCATTCCCTCGGCCGACATGTCGGCGATGACCACACCCGTCTCCGCGTTGCGGACGATCGTGCCAATCGGAACGTGGACGACCATATCCTCCCCGTCGGCGCCGTGCATGCTCTTGCCCATGCCATCCTGGCCGCGATCTGCGCGCAAAAGGGGCTTGTAGCGAAACAGGGTCAGTGTGTTGAGCGAGGTCGAGGTGCGGAAGATGATGTGGCCGCCCCGCCCGCCGTCCCCGCCGTTGGGGCCGCCGCGGGGGATGAACTTCTCCCGCCGGAAGCTCAGGCAGCCGTTGCCGCCGCTGCCTGCCTGTACGCGGACTTTCGCAGTGTCAATAAACATATCGAATGAGGCACAGGCCCCATATCCGGAAACCTGCCCTACTCGGCGGGAATGACGCTAATGATGCGGCGGCCCTTGGCCTTGGTCTCAAACTTCAGCTCGCCGTCAACCTTCGCGAACAGGGTGTGATCGTTTCCAAGGCCGACATTTTCGCCGGGATGGAAGAGAGTGCCTCGCTGGCGGACGATGATGTTGCCCGCTATCACCTTTTCGCCCCCGAAGC of the bacterium genome contains:
- the obgE gene encoding GTPase ObgE, which gives rise to MFIDTAKVRVQAGSGGNGCLSFRREKFIPRGGPNGGDGGRGGHIIFRTSTSLNTLTLFRYKPLLRADRGQDGMGKSMHGADGEDMVVHVPIGTIVRNAETGVVIADMSAEGMEAVVARGGKGGLGNERFKSSTNRAPRKTTDGRPGEEYELEIELRLLADVGLIGLPNAGKSTLISRISASRPKIADYPFTTIEPNLGVVDLGEYHSCVVADVPGLISGAHEGKGLGIRFLRHLSRCTVLLHLLDAVEEAHQAMENFDAIERELSLFSAALAKKPRAIVLTKLDVTEARAHSQELAARFRERGYEVLSISAVTGEGLDALRGLIAAHLGRAGSRERLSLEFSDEAEGVDR
- the rpmA gene encoding 50S ribosomal protein L27 — encoded protein: MAHKKAGGSSSNGRDSAGRRLGVKRFGGEKVIAGNIIVRQRGTLFHPGENVGLGNDHTLFAKVDGELKFETKAKGRRIISVIPAE